The following coding sequences lie in one Jonesia denitrificans DSM 20603 genomic window:
- a CDS encoding tetratricopeptide repeat protein, translating to MSQSDVSPENPAQLAEASVRRAVDALQQGAGQYDGSAVEAMKQARAFFNSQNLYAQAATCAMNLGDHFWKKEDITRANDYYEAARNEFALADLDRQTADATMNLAMVLWKEGDLGRARTLYLEALNFFTSQSLDHDMASVKVSLGGVHESAGEHDLALAAYRDALAYYEKHDNAKRVDQCRAGIGRVLLYDDKFDDAEPYFTAASTGFKDREETKQYGDCLVALADIYHAQGRNDDARRTFEEARRVFAIK from the coding sequence ATGAGTCAATCTGACGTTTCACCAGAAAACCCTGCGCAGCTCGCGGAAGCATCCGTGCGTCGCGCAGTGGATGCCCTCCAGCAGGGTGCAGGACAGTATGACGGCAGCGCAGTTGAGGCAATGAAGCAAGCGCGCGCCTTCTTCAACTCCCAAAACCTCTACGCACAGGCAGCCACCTGCGCCATGAACCTCGGTGACCACTTCTGGAAGAAAGAAGACATCACCCGAGCAAATGACTACTACGAGGCAGCTCGCAACGAGTTCGCTCTTGCTGATCTCGACCGGCAAACCGCGGACGCCACCATGAACCTCGCCATGGTGCTGTGGAAGGAAGGCGACCTCGGCCGAGCCCGCACCCTCTACCTCGAAGCCCTGAACTTCTTCACATCCCAATCCCTTGACCACGACATGGCCTCCGTGAAGGTGTCGCTGGGTGGGGTGCACGAGTCAGCTGGCGAACACGACCTCGCTCTTGCCGCTTACCGTGACGCGCTTGCTTACTACGAGAAGCACGATAATGCGAAGCGTGTCGACCAGTGCCGTGCCGGTATTGGTCGGGTGCTGCTGTACGACGACAAGTTCGACGACGCAGAACCTTACTTCACCGCCGCATCGACTGGTTTCAAAGACCGTGAAGAAACCAAACAGTACGGTGACTGCCTTGTTGCGCTGGCGGACATCTACCACGCTCAGGGGCGTAATGACGATGCGCGCCGCACCTTTGAAGAGGCACGCCGAGTGTTCGCAATCAAATAA
- a CDS encoding MarR family winged helix-turn-helix transcriptional regulator, with the protein MADPNTPDVDWLTADENAAWVAFTDLLFRLPGTLDSHLQRTCELTFYEYMVLAMLSEQPDRTLGMGTLAGLTSGSLSRLSHVVKRLEHAGYVTRQRDTADKRHMNATLTDAGYDKIVASAPAHVTHVRELIFDHLNADQVTQLQTISDTLRDGLATPSPGAAATCDALHKSQGT; encoded by the coding sequence ATGGCAGACCCCAACACCCCCGATGTGGACTGGCTCACCGCCGACGAAAACGCGGCCTGGGTGGCGTTCACAGACCTTCTGTTCCGCCTCCCAGGAACCCTTGACTCCCACTTGCAACGTACCTGCGAACTCACGTTCTACGAGTACATGGTCCTTGCCATGCTGTCCGAGCAACCGGACCGCACTTTGGGTATGGGCACGTTGGCCGGACTGACCTCAGGTTCGCTCTCTCGCTTATCGCACGTGGTCAAACGTCTCGAACACGCTGGTTATGTCACCCGGCAACGCGATACCGCTGACAAACGCCACATGAACGCCACCCTCACTGACGCCGGTTACGACAAAATTGTTGCCTCAGCACCGGCACACGTCACCCACGTTCGAGAACTCATTTTTGATCACCTGAACGCCGATCAGGTCACGCAGTTGCAGACCATCTCCGACACCCTCCGAGATGGCCTCGCCACCCCATCTCCTGGGGCTGCTGCAACCTGCGACGCCCTCCACAAGTCACAAGGAACCTAA
- the dnaB gene encoding replicative DNA helicase, producing MAVEAAEATYPPSEGPTRARDRTPPQDIAAEQSVLGGMLISKDAIADVIAHIKGVDFYRPAHEAIFDAVIDLYGHGEPADAITVVAELNKRGSLDRIGGAPYIHDLIASVPTAANAGYYAKIVRERAIMRRLVEAGTRIVQLGYATDGDEVDDVVNNAQAEIYNITENRLSEDYVPLGDFLGAAIDEIEAAQTNPGGLTGVPTGLADFDRLTNGLHAGQMIVIAARPAMGKSTLGIDLVRSASIKHKQTSVVFSLEMGRNEIAQRIIAAEARIHLQKLRNGDMDEADWQRLAQAQTRMQDAPLFIDDSPNMSLMEIRAKCRRLKQRHDLKLVLIDYLQLMSSGKRVESRQQEVSEFSRALKLLAKELEVPVIAISQLNRGPEQRQDKRPAISDLRESGSIEQDADLVVLVHRPDAYEKEHPRAGEADLIVAKHRNGPTADITVAFQGHYSRFVDMQQ from the coding sequence GTGGCAGTCGAAGCCGCCGAAGCGACGTATCCACCCTCAGAAGGACCAACTCGGGCGCGAGATCGCACACCTCCTCAGGACATTGCTGCCGAGCAAAGTGTGCTCGGTGGGATGCTCATTTCCAAAGACGCTATCGCGGACGTGATTGCACACATCAAGGGTGTCGATTTCTATCGGCCCGCCCATGAAGCAATTTTCGATGCAGTCATTGACTTGTATGGGCACGGTGAGCCTGCTGATGCGATCACTGTGGTCGCTGAACTGAACAAACGCGGTTCGCTGGATCGTATTGGGGGTGCCCCCTATATTCACGACCTCATTGCTTCTGTTCCCACCGCGGCAAATGCTGGATACTATGCGAAGATTGTCCGAGAGCGGGCGATCATGCGGCGTCTGGTGGAAGCGGGCACGCGCATCGTCCAACTGGGGTACGCCACTGATGGCGATGAGGTGGATGACGTTGTCAACAACGCCCAGGCCGAGATCTACAACATCACCGAAAACCGGCTGTCAGAAGATTACGTACCACTCGGTGACTTTCTCGGTGCCGCGATCGACGAGATCGAAGCGGCACAAACAAACCCTGGCGGACTCACCGGGGTACCTACTGGGCTCGCAGACTTTGACCGCCTCACCAACGGGTTACACGCAGGTCAGATGATTGTCATCGCCGCCCGCCCTGCGATGGGGAAATCTACCCTGGGCATCGACCTTGTGCGTTCGGCGTCCATTAAGCACAAACAAACCTCAGTTGTGTTCTCCCTGGAAATGGGGCGCAACGAAATTGCACAACGTATCATCGCCGCAGAAGCGCGCATTCACCTGCAAAAACTCCGCAATGGGGACATGGATGAGGCGGACTGGCAGCGCCTCGCCCAAGCGCAAACACGGATGCAGGACGCCCCGTTGTTCATTGACGATTCACCGAACATGTCACTCATGGAGATCCGGGCCAAATGCCGCCGCCTCAAGCAACGCCACGACTTAAAACTCGTCCTCATCGACTACCTTCAGCTCATGTCCTCAGGGAAACGGGTGGAGTCGCGTCAGCAGGAGGTCTCGGAGTTTTCCCGTGCACTGAAGCTGTTGGCCAAGGAGCTTGAGGTGCCCGTGATTGCGATTTCGCAGTTGAACCGTGGTCCTGAACAGCGACAAGACAAACGCCCGGCGATCTCAGATCTTCGTGAATCGGGGTCAATTGAGCAGGACGCTGACCTCGTTGTGCTGGTGCACCGTCCCGACGCATACGAAAAGGAGCATCCGCGGGCTGGGGAGGCTGATCTGATCGTGGCTAAACACCGTAATGGTCCCACAGCGGACATCACTGTGGCGTTCCAAGGGCACTACTCCCGATTTGTTGATATGCAGCAGTGA
- a CDS encoding MATE family efflux transporter: protein MDTTPTTPQDGSPQSTGLTHKSLTATILAIAIPSLAALVAEPLFILVDTAIVGRLGTSELAGLALASTVLTTTVGLCIFLAYATTATVARHLGAGRRTTALSAGIDGLWLAATLGALLTLTLILTAPQLLTILGAHGDVLTHATTYLRWSAPGLPGMLIVMAATGVLRGFQNATTPMWVAGAGAALNAALSFTLVWILGMGIAGSGLGTAITQILMAIALTIPVATLARRHNAALRPGTTGILHSLASGAPLFLRTLSLRAAIILTIITATSLGTVPLAGHQVINSLWGFAAFALDALAIAAQTLIGHHLGAADRTGTRHILRVTLWWGTLSGAVIGALIILIAYTAAPLFTPDPTVQHAIQLAAIVAGITMPITGWVCVLDGVLIGAGDGRYLAGVGLINLAMYTPAVLTVYHLAPHGPTGLLWLWVAFAGVFMGVRALTTGWRIRTQAWMRIG from the coding sequence GTGGACACCACACCAACCACTCCGCAGGATGGCAGCCCGCAATCCACAGGACTTACCCACAAGTCGCTGACCGCCACAATCCTCGCCATCGCAATCCCCTCACTGGCCGCACTGGTCGCCGAACCCCTCTTCATCCTCGTCGACACCGCCATCGTAGGACGGCTCGGAACCAGCGAACTCGCCGGACTCGCACTCGCATCCACGGTCCTCACCACCACCGTGGGGCTGTGCATTTTCCTCGCCTACGCCACCACAGCAACCGTCGCCCGCCACCTTGGAGCCGGACGCCGCACCACAGCCCTCAGCGCTGGCATCGACGGCCTCTGGCTCGCCGCCACACTCGGCGCGCTTCTCACCCTCACCCTGATCCTCACCGCCCCCCAACTCCTCACCATCCTCGGTGCCCACGGTGACGTCCTCACCCACGCCACCACCTACCTACGATGGTCCGCACCCGGCCTCCCAGGAATGCTCATTGTTATGGCAGCCACCGGAGTGCTCCGAGGATTCCAAAACGCCACCACACCCATGTGGGTTGCCGGCGCCGGTGCCGCACTCAACGCCGCACTGTCCTTCACGCTCGTCTGGATCCTCGGCATGGGAATAGCCGGATCAGGATTGGGCACAGCCATCACACAAATCCTCATGGCCATTGCCCTCACCATCCCTGTCGCCACCCTCGCCCGACGACACAACGCCGCCCTACGCCCCGGAACAACCGGGATCCTCCACTCACTCGCCTCCGGTGCCCCCCTCTTCTTGCGCACCCTTTCCCTGCGTGCAGCGATCATCCTCACCATCATCACCGCCACCTCGCTAGGAACTGTTCCCCTCGCCGGACACCAAGTGATCAACAGCCTGTGGGGATTCGCAGCCTTCGCCCTCGACGCTCTCGCCATCGCCGCGCAAACCCTCATCGGGCACCACCTCGGCGCCGCGGACCGCACCGGTACGCGCCACATTCTCCGCGTCACCCTCTGGTGGGGAACACTATCCGGCGCCGTCATTGGTGCCCTCATCATCCTCATCGCGTACACCGCCGCACCACTGTTCACCCCCGACCCAACAGTCCAACACGCCATCCAACTCGCCGCCATCGTCGCCGGGATCACCATGCCCATCACCGGGTGGGTGTGCGTCCTCGACGGAGTGCTCATCGGAGCCGGAGACGGCCGCTACCTCGCAGGTGTTGGCCTCATCAACCTCGCCATGTACACGCCAGCCGTCCTCACCGTCTACCACCTCGCACCCCACGGGCCCACCGGCCTGCTGTGGTTGTGGGTCGCCTTCGCCGGTGTCTTCATGGGAGTACGCGCCCTCACCACCGGGTGGCGTATTCGCACCCAAGCATGGATG
- a CDS encoding 1-acyl-sn-glycerol-3-phosphate acyltransferase: MWRKIRRSCARVLIRVSRWDHVSTERVAPGESRILIGAPHTSNWDFIMMLGIAWDLDFPVRWLGKDSLFRGVMGPVMRAIGGIPVDRRRPFGLVEDLVEQAKVTGDGFTLVVTPEGTRGAGKYWKSGFYRIAMATGIPVTLGYVDRTTRTFGLGMTFTPTGDVRADMDTIRAFYEDKAGYHPQNRTEPRLREEDKGTSTAN, encoded by the coding sequence ATGTGGAGAAAAATACGCCGGTCATGTGCCCGTGTCTTGATTCGTGTCAGTCGGTGGGATCATGTATCGACGGAGCGGGTCGCTCCGGGTGAGTCGCGGATCTTGATTGGGGCTCCGCACACCTCGAACTGGGATTTCATCATGATGTTGGGGATTGCGTGGGATCTTGATTTCCCGGTGCGGTGGCTGGGGAAGGACTCGTTGTTTCGTGGGGTGATGGGGCCGGTGATGCGTGCAATAGGCGGGATCCCGGTGGATCGTCGGCGCCCTTTTGGGTTGGTTGAGGATTTAGTCGAGCAAGCGAAGGTGACGGGGGATGGGTTCACGCTGGTGGTGACCCCTGAGGGGACGCGTGGTGCTGGGAAATATTGGAAGTCTGGGTTCTACCGGATTGCCATGGCTACGGGAATCCCTGTGACCTTGGGTTATGTGGATCGGACGACCCGTACGTTTGGGTTGGGGATGACGTTTACCCCAACAGGTGATGTGCGTGCGGACATGGACACGATCCGCGCTTTTTACGAGGATAAAGCGGGTTATCACCCGCAGAACCGCACGGAGCCGCGTTTGCGGGAGGAAGACAAGGGGACGTCCACCGCGAATTAG
- a CDS encoding alpha/beta hydrolase, translating into MRTFTTDIGVHGAVLECYVQEPSSELRNATTRPAVLIFPGGGYVLTSDREAEPIALAYAAKGFQAFVLRYSVGPQASAQMALDDARAALAWVVDEAPSLHTDADRVVVVGFSAGGHLASSLVATGPRRPQALVVGYPIVLAEFGRHLGKDILNVPDHVDAQMPPTFVFSTRDDTLVPVHHTVALVAALEAAGVPFETHIYMEGPHGLSLAVPATADGVGSSVQPAVARWFEDSVRFITSILGDFPVVGAPDGFAGVQARRTAGPDMPLRSAVTDPRVRPVLDRVVPQVVVAAEQDVLVAALSLRQLVDARPGLVDQAAVTAVAAELGSL; encoded by the coding sequence ATGAGAACGTTCACAACGGACATTGGTGTTCACGGCGCGGTCCTTGAGTGTTATGTGCAGGAACCGAGTTCTGAGCTGCGGAATGCAACGACGCGTCCTGCTGTGTTGATTTTCCCTGGTGGCGGCTATGTGCTGACCTCTGATCGGGAAGCAGAACCCATCGCGTTGGCGTATGCCGCCAAGGGGTTCCAGGCATTTGTGCTGCGGTATTCTGTGGGCCCACAGGCGTCAGCGCAGATGGCGTTGGACGACGCGCGTGCCGCGTTGGCCTGGGTTGTTGATGAGGCACCGTCCTTACACACGGACGCGGACCGGGTTGTTGTGGTGGGTTTTTCGGCTGGTGGCCATTTGGCTTCGTCACTGGTTGCCACAGGCCCCCGCCGACCTCAGGCGCTCGTGGTGGGCTATCCCATTGTGTTAGCCGAGTTTGGCCGCCATCTGGGTAAAGACATCCTCAACGTTCCCGATCATGTGGACGCCCAGATGCCGCCGACGTTTGTCTTTTCCACCCGCGATGACACGTTAGTGCCGGTGCATCACACCGTGGCATTGGTGGCGGCGTTGGAGGCTGCGGGTGTCCCCTTTGAGACGCACATCTATATGGAAGGGCCGCACGGGTTGAGTTTGGCGGTTCCTGCCACGGCGGATGGGGTGGGTTCGTCTGTGCAGCCCGCGGTGGCTCGGTGGTTTGAGGATTCGGTGCGGTTTATCACGAGTATCCTCGGGGATTTCCCGGTTGTGGGCGCTCCTGATGGGTTTGCTGGGGTGCAGGCTCGCCGGACTGCCGGTCCGGACATGCCGTTGCGGTCGGCGGTGACCGATCCGCGGGTGCGCCCGGTGTTGGACCGGGTTGTTCCCCAGGTGGTGGTGGCCGCGGAGCAGGATGTACTGGTCGCCGCGTTGTCACTGCGTCAACTTGTTGATGCGCGCCCTGGGCTGGTGGATCAGGCTGCAGTCACGGCGGTGGCAGCAGAGTTAGGTTCCTTGTGA